A portion of the Cyanobium sp. PCC 7001 genome contains these proteins:
- a CDS encoding putative selenate ABC transporter substrate-binding protein gives MTPRERWAVALAGLLLIGLLPTACSPRPDGASAPDGSSSEAARPNEKRVLRLGAIPDQNPEKLNRLYGLVAEELSEQLKVPVRFVPVTDYTAAVSAFRTGDLDLVWFGGLTGVQAWLQKPGARALAQRDIDRSFHSVFIANPKSGLKPISDQDGLRQLKGKRFTFGSESSTSGRLMPQYYLNQAGVQLRDFAGGNPGFSGSHDALIALVESGTYDAGVVNEQVWRSRIEEGKVDTTKVVELWRTPGYANYTWVVQPGLDKDYGQGFTQRLEQAFTGLTSSDPRQAQILELFGADSFVPASNKQYEAIEAVGRQVGKIR, from the coding sequence TTGACCCCACGAGAACGCTGGGCCGTTGCGCTCGCCGGCCTGCTCCTGATCGGCCTGCTGCCAACGGCCTGTTCCCCCCGCCCCGACGGTGCCTCGGCCCCGGATGGCAGCAGCAGCGAGGCCGCCCGACCCAACGAGAAGCGGGTGCTGCGCCTGGGTGCCATCCCCGACCAGAACCCCGAGAAACTCAACCGCCTCTACGGCCTGGTGGCCGAGGAGCTGAGCGAGCAGCTGAAGGTGCCCGTGCGCTTCGTGCCGGTCACCGACTACACCGCCGCCGTGAGCGCCTTCCGCACCGGCGATCTTGACCTGGTGTGGTTCGGCGGCCTCACCGGCGTGCAGGCCTGGCTGCAGAAACCCGGTGCCCGCGCCCTGGCCCAGCGGGACATCGACCGCTCCTTCCACAGCGTGTTCATCGCCAACCCGAAGAGCGGCCTCAAGCCCATCAGCGATCAGGACGGGCTGCGACAGTTGAAGGGCAAGCGCTTCACCTTCGGCTCGGAGAGTTCCACCTCCGGCCGCCTCATGCCCCAGTACTACCTCAACCAGGCCGGCGTGCAGCTGCGCGATTTCGCCGGCGGCAATCCGGGATTCAGCGGCAGCCACGATGCCCTCATCGCCCTGGTGGAGAGCGGCACCTACGACGCCGGAGTGGTGAACGAGCAGGTGTGGCGCAGCCGGATCGAGGAGGGCAAGGTGGACACCACCAAGGTGGTGGAGCTGTGGCGCACGCCCGGCTACGCCAACTACACCTGGGTGGTGCAGCCCGGCCTGGACAAGGACTACGGCCAGGGGTTCACCCAACGGCTGGAACAGGCCTTCACCGGGCTGACGTCCAGCGATCCGCGCCAGGCCCAGATCCTGGAGCTCTTCGGCGCCGACAGCTTCGTGCCCGCCAGCAACAAGCAGTACGAGGCGATCGAGGCGGTGGGGCGCCAGGTGGGCAAGATCCGCTGA
- the ispG gene encoding (E)-4-hydroxy-3-methylbut-2-enyl-diphosphate synthase, with protein sequence MTGTLARPDSAASSPAGLPADWASNPRYDTVIRRRKTRSVRVGDVWVGSDHPVVVQSMINEDTLDVEGATAGIRRLHEAGCEIVRLTVPSLAHAKAVGEIRRRLEDTYRPVPLVADVHHNGMKIALEVAQHVDKVRINPGLYVFDKPDPNRTEFTAEEVAAIGERIQTTLEPLVSLLKEQDKGLRIGVNHGSLAERMLFTYGDTPLGMVESAMEFIHICDRLDFHNIVVSMKASRAPVMLAAYRMMADRMDADGFPYPLHLGVTEAGDGDYGRIKSTAGIATLLAEGLGDTIRVSLTEAPEKEIPVCYSILQALGLRKTMVEYVACPSCGRTLFNLEEVLHTVRSATAHLTGLDIAVMGCIVNGPGEMADADYGYVGKTPGTISLYRGREEIRRVPEAEGVDALIALIKEDGRWVDP encoded by the coding sequence ATGACCGGTACCCTGGCTCGCCCCGACTCCGCCGCCAGCTCTCCAGCGGGGCTCCCCGCCGACTGGGCCAGCAACCCCCGCTACGACACCGTCATCCGGCGCCGCAAGACCCGCAGCGTGCGGGTGGGCGATGTGTGGGTGGGCAGCGACCACCCGGTGGTGGTGCAGTCGATGATCAACGAGGACACCCTGGACGTGGAGGGGGCCACGGCGGGCATCCGCCGTCTGCATGAGGCCGGCTGCGAGATCGTGCGGCTCACGGTGCCGAGCCTGGCCCATGCGAAGGCGGTGGGCGAGATCCGCAGGCGTCTGGAGGACACCTACCGCCCGGTGCCGCTGGTGGCCGACGTGCACCACAATGGCATGAAGATCGCCCTGGAGGTGGCGCAGCACGTGGACAAGGTGCGCATCAATCCGGGCCTGTATGTGTTCGACAAGCCCGATCCGAACCGCACCGAGTTCACCGCCGAGGAGGTGGCGGCGATCGGGGAGCGGATCCAGACCACGCTCGAGCCGCTGGTGAGCCTGCTGAAGGAGCAGGACAAGGGCCTGCGCATCGGCGTGAACCACGGTTCCCTGGCGGAGCGCATGCTGTTCACCTACGGCGACACCCCCCTGGGGATGGTGGAGAGCGCCATGGAGTTCATCCACATCTGCGACCGCCTCGACTTCCACAACATCGTGGTGTCGATGAAGGCCTCGCGGGCGCCGGTGATGCTGGCTGCCTACAGGATGATGGCCGACCGCATGGACGCGGATGGCTTCCCTTACCCCCTGCATCTGGGGGTGACCGAGGCGGGCGACGGCGACTACGGCCGCATCAAGAGCACCGCCGGCATCGCCACCCTGCTGGCCGAGGGCCTGGGGGACACGATCCGGGTGTCGCTCACCGAGGCACCGGAGAAAGAGATTCCTGTGTGCTACTCGATCCTGCAGGCCCTGGGGCTGCGCAAGACGATGGTGGAGTACGTGGCCTGCCCCAGCTGCGGCCGCACGCTGTTCAACCTGGAGGAGGTGCTTCACACGGTGCGCTCCGCCACCGCCCACCTCACCGGTCTGGACATCGCCGTGATGGGCTGCATCGTCAACGGCCCGGGCGAGATGGCCGATGCCGACTACGGCTACGTGGGCAAGACCCCCGGCACCATCTCCCTGTACCGCGGCCGTGAAGAGATCCGCCGTGTTCCGGAGGCCGAGGGTGTGGATGCCCTGATTGCCCTGATCAAGGAGGACGGTCGCTGGGTGGATCCCTGA
- a CDS encoding DUF92 domain-containing protein — protein sequence MFAPPPQLLSTWLIALALNAVLIGAAQRLPLLTAAGWAHAGALGTLLWGTLGARGWLAVVGYLALGSLVTRLGFRRKQEAGLAEARGGRRGPENVWGSAAAGAALAVLSVLVAPVWRPLLLVGFAASFAAKLADTFGSEIGKRWGRHTLLITSLRPVPPGTEGAVSLEGTAASLAGSALMAAWMAGLGLLQGWGDGLLVTGVGLVATLLESVIGATVQPRCGWLTNEMVNGVQTVLAAALAMATRLAIAAA from the coding sequence GTGTTCGCCCCGCCCCCGCAGCTCCTGTCCACCTGGCTGATCGCCCTGGCTCTCAATGCCGTGCTGATCGGCGCGGCCCAGCGGCTTCCCCTGCTCACCGCCGCGGGATGGGCCCATGCCGGTGCCCTGGGCACGCTCCTGTGGGGGACGTTGGGTGCCCGGGGGTGGCTGGCGGTGGTGGGCTACCTGGCCCTGGGCTCCCTGGTCACGCGGCTGGGCTTCCGGCGGAAACAGGAGGCGGGGCTGGCGGAGGCGCGCGGCGGACGGCGCGGACCGGAGAACGTGTGGGGGTCCGCCGCCGCGGGTGCAGCGCTGGCCGTGCTGAGCGTGCTGGTGGCCCCGGTGTGGCGGCCGCTGCTGCTGGTGGGCTTCGCGGCCAGCTTCGCCGCCAAGCTGGCTGACACCTTCGGCAGCGAGATCGGCAAGCGCTGGGGCCGCCACACCCTGCTGATCACCAGCCTGCGCCCCGTGCCTCCAGGCACCGAAGGGGCCGTGAGCCTGGAGGGCACGGCCGCCAGCCTGGCCGGCAGTGCCCTGATGGCGGCCTGGATGGCGGGTCTGGGGCTGCTGCAGGGCTGGGGGGATGGGCTGCTGGTGACCGGCGTGGGCCTGGTGGCCACCCTGCTGGAGAGCGTGATCGGTGCCACGGTGCAGCCCCGTTGCGGCTGGCTGACCAACGAGATGGTGAACGGCGTTCAGACCGTGCTCGCCGCGGCGCTGGCCATGGCGACCCGGCTGGCCATCGCCGCCGCCTGA
- a CDS encoding sigma-70 family RNA polymerase sigma factor, translated as MHPRSVPPAPPPPGDPGPDPGPDPGRIRSRNRALLNRLDRSRQKQARLRWRNALVENNLALVRMVAQRESRRTGQPFDELCSVGFEALVHAVEGFDIRRGVSLSSYVVPCVRGAMLQDRRDRQQPLQTPRRLRELHQRAERWLEQRRAAGLSAPDGPRLARALGCSLSQLEESGRVHRALQLCSLDAPAAAGDGGEAGSRLDQLADPATALRGQAEAGQDPHLAWLREQLDQLDAHDRRLVEGHWLDGLGWSELARELARPAHLCRLQGVALLAQLQAAAMASRVAMASAAASTV; from the coding sequence ATGCACCCCCGTTCGGTTCCCCCTGCCCCGCCCCCACCCGGTGATCCAGGCCCCGATCCCGGCCCTGATCCCGGCCGGATCCGCTCCAGGAACCGGGCCCTGCTCAACCGGCTGGACCGGTCCCGCCAGAAGCAGGCGCGGCTGCGCTGGCGCAACGCCCTGGTGGAGAACAACCTGGCCCTGGTGCGCATGGTGGCCCAGCGGGAGAGCCGTCGCACCGGGCAGCCCTTCGATGAGCTCTGCTCGGTGGGGTTCGAGGCCCTGGTCCACGCCGTGGAGGGCTTCGACATCCGCCGCGGGGTGAGCCTGAGCAGCTATGTCGTGCCGTGCGTTCGCGGAGCGATGCTGCAGGACCGCCGGGATCGCCAGCAGCCTCTCCAGACGCCTCGACGGCTGCGGGAGCTGCACCAGAGGGCCGAGCGCTGGCTGGAGCAGCGCCGGGCCGCGGGTCTGTCCGCCCCGGATGGCCCGCGGCTGGCCCGGGCCCTGGGCTGCAGCCTCAGCCAGCTGGAGGAGTCGGGACGGGTGCACCGCGCCCTCCAGCTCTGCAGCCTCGATGCACCAGCAGCCGCTGGGGACGGCGGGGAGGCCGGCAGCCGTCTGGACCAGCTCGCCGATCCCGCCACGGCCCTGCGCGGCCAGGCCGAAGCCGGCCAGGATCCCCATCTGGCCTGGTTGCGCGAGCAGCTTGACCAGCTCGATGCCCACGACCGTCGCCTGGTGGAGGGCCACTGGCTGGACGGCCTCGGCTGGAGCGAGCTGGCGCGGGAGCTGGCCAGGCCTGCCCACCTCTGCCGGCTGCAGGGGGTTGCCCTGCTGGCGCAGCTTCAGGCGGCGGCGATGGCCAGCCGGGTCGCCATGGCCAGCGCCGCGGCGAGCACGGTCTGA
- a CDS encoding uracil-DNA glycosylase, with translation MPPPPTTGETGQPDLFGPLTPSAGPSAGPASGSGLPAVEPDLDLAGVAAACAACRRCGLAATRQHVVVSRGDPAARLMVIGEGPGAQEDASGQPFVGRAGQLLDQMLASVGIDSNRDAYICNVVKCRPPENRKPTPAEMAACRPWLDRQIQLNDPAVILLAGATAMEGVLGVKGGITRLRGQWRQGSGPVLAGRWLMPIFHPSYLLRNPSRQSGSPKWLTWQDLQDVRRRLDQGGTRRSGGGL, from the coding sequence ATGCCGCCGCCGCCCACCACCGGCGAGACCGGGCAGCCCGATCTGTTCGGCCCCCTCACCCCTTCTGCAGGGCCTTCCGCTGGGCCCGCTTCAGGCTCCGGGTTGCCAGCTGTGGAGCCCGATCTCGACCTCGCCGGCGTGGCGGCGGCCTGCGCCGCCTGCCGCCGCTGCGGGCTGGCGGCGACCCGGCAGCACGTGGTGGTGAGCCGCGGCGACCCCGCCGCCCGCCTGATGGTGATCGGCGAGGGGCCTGGTGCCCAGGAGGATGCCAGCGGCCAGCCCTTCGTGGGCCGGGCCGGCCAGCTGCTGGATCAGATGCTGGCCAGCGTGGGGATCGACTCCAACCGCGATGCCTACATCTGCAACGTGGTGAAGTGCCGTCCGCCGGAGAACCGCAAGCCCACCCCGGCGGAGATGGCGGCCTGCCGCCCCTGGCTGGACCGTCAGATCCAGCTGAATGATCCCGCCGTGATCCTGCTGGCGGGTGCCACGGCCATGGAGGGCGTGCTGGGGGTGAAGGGCGGCATCACCCGACTGCGCGGCCAGTGGCGTCAGGGGTCCGGCCCGGTGCTGGCCGGTCGCTGGCTGATGCCGATCTTTCACCCCTCCTATCTGCTGCGCAATCCCTCGCGCCAGTCCGGCAGTCCCAAGTGGCTCACCTGGCAGGACCTCCAGGATGTGCGGCGCCGGCTGGACCAGGGCGGAACCCGCCGATCCGGCGGCGGTTTGTGA
- a CDS encoding GDSL-type esterase/lipase family protein, producing MGLQVPRKLIVIGDSGVYGWGDHEQGGWCERLRRHWMALGDGPVVYGLGVRGDGLARVAARLEREVGCRGELRRQSPQGILLAVGVNDTARVGRPDGRPQLDADGFLFGLQQLLQRAGALAPVLVLGLTPVLEERMPFAEVLWYSLDQLRRYEALLEQACLEADVPFLPLLRPMLADPGWRHWLCPDGLHLNSGGHGEVYRRVRSWPALCAWAGQCPPGSPDRVNAAHPRE from the coding sequence ATGGGTCTTCAGGTTCCGCGCAAGTTGATCGTGATCGGCGACAGCGGGGTGTACGGCTGGGGCGATCACGAACAGGGCGGCTGGTGCGAGCGGCTGCGGCGCCACTGGATGGCCCTTGGCGATGGCCCGGTGGTGTACGGCCTGGGCGTGCGCGGCGATGGCCTGGCCCGGGTGGCGGCACGCCTGGAGCGGGAGGTGGGGTGCCGCGGCGAACTGCGCCGCCAGAGCCCCCAGGGCATCCTGCTGGCGGTGGGGGTGAACGACACCGCCCGGGTGGGGCGCCCGGACGGTCGCCCCCAGCTCGATGCCGATGGCTTCCTGTTCGGCCTGCAGCAGCTGCTGCAGCGGGCCGGGGCGCTGGCACCGGTGCTGGTGCTGGGGCTGACCCCCGTGCTGGAGGAGCGCATGCCCTTCGCGGAGGTGCTCTGGTACTCCCTCGACCAGCTCCGCCGCTACGAGGCCCTGCTGGAGCAGGCCTGCCTCGAGGCCGATGTGCCCTTCCTGCCCCTGCTGCGGCCGATGCTGGCCGATCCCGGCTGGCGGCACTGGCTGTGCCCGGATGGCCTGCACCTCAACAGCGGCGGCCACGGCGAGGTCTACCGCAGGGTCCGGAGCTGGCCCGCCCTGTGCGCCTGGGCAGGCCAGTGCCCGCCGGGCTCACCCGATCGGGTGAACGCGGCTCACCCAAGGGAGTGA
- a CDS encoding ATP-binding cassette domain-containing protein encodes MDPASVLELEEIHVRGRGQPRLDGVSLRLRAGERVALLGPSGAGKSTLLAVANGVITPERGRLRWQGRERARSARARRRQQARIGTLWQDLRLIEELSVQQNLNAGLLGRWGWPRALLNLLLPLESDACTAILRRLDLDPALLDRPVAALSGGQRQRVALGRLLRQEPVLLLADEPLASLDPRLAAELLQLLLEEGRAPRALLLSLHRPDLLDGFDRVVGLRGGRLQFDRPRQEVDSGLLASLYAGSEPMASEA; translated from the coding sequence ATGGATCCGGCCTCGGTGCTGGAGCTGGAGGAGATCCACGTGCGCGGCCGCGGCCAGCCCCGCCTGGACGGGGTGAGCCTGCGGCTGCGGGCGGGAGAGCGGGTGGCCCTGCTCGGTCCGAGCGGCGCCGGCAAGAGCACCCTGCTGGCGGTGGCCAACGGGGTGATCACGCCGGAGCGGGGGCGGCTGCGCTGGCAGGGTCGCGAGCGGGCCCGCTCCGCGCGGGCCCGGCGGCGCCAGCAGGCGCGCATCGGCACCCTCTGGCAGGACCTCCGCCTGATCGAGGAGCTGAGCGTGCAGCAGAACCTCAATGCCGGCCTGCTCGGCCGGTGGGGATGGCCGCGGGCCCTGCTCAACCTGCTGCTGCCGCTCGAGAGCGACGCCTGCACCGCCATCCTGCGACGGCTCGATCTGGATCCGGCCCTGCTCGATCGGCCCGTGGCCGCCCTCTCGGGCGGTCAGCGCCAGCGGGTGGCCCTGGGCCGGCTGCTGCGCCAGGAGCCCGTGCTGCTGCTGGCCGATGAACCCCTGGCGAGCCTGGATCCCCGCCTGGCCGCCGAGCTGCTGCAGCTGCTGCTGGAGGAGGGCCGTGCCCCCCGGGCCCTGCTGCTGAGCCTGCACCGGCCCGACCTGCTCGACGGCTTCGACCGGGTGGTGGGGCTGCGGGGCGGCCGGCTGCAGTTCGACCGGCCCCGCCAGGAGGTGGACAGCGGCCTGCTGGCATCCCTCTACGCCGGCTCGGAGCCCATGGCGTCAGAGGCGTGA
- a CDS encoding pyridoxal phosphate-dependent aminotransferase: MGAGGSGQPQPRCGADLLSQRARALRPSLTLGIAARAKQLKAEGRDICSLSAGEPDFDTPAFIRQAATAALEAGHTRYGPAAGEPALRDAIAAKLSLENGVPTSREQVVVTNGGKQALYNLFQVLLDPGDTVLLPAPYWLSYPEIARLAGASVTLLPCEASRGFRLDADQLERAITPATKLLVLNSPSNPTGIVLSRRELEAVAAVLRRHPHVAVVCDEIYEFLLAPGHQHHSLAAVAPDLAGRVFTVNGFAKGWAMTGWRIGWLTGAEPVMAAAAALQSQSTSNVCSFAQYGAVAALEGSRDCVRAMAGEFNHRRALLSAGLQAIPGVALPTPEGAFYAFPDVSAYGLDSMTLCERLIDEVGLAVVPGVAFGDDRCIRLSCAAAPPTIEDGLARLGRFLASL, translated from the coding sequence ATGGGCGCGGGAGGATCCGGCCAGCCCCAGCCCCGGTGCGGGGCCGATCTCCTCTCCCAGCGGGCCCGGGCTCTGCGCCCCTCCCTCACCCTGGGGATCGCCGCCCGCGCCAAGCAGCTGAAGGCCGAGGGCCGCGACATCTGCAGCCTCAGCGCCGGGGAACCGGATTTCGACACCCCCGCCTTCATCCGCCAGGCCGCCACGGCGGCGCTGGAGGCGGGGCACACCCGCTACGGCCCGGCCGCGGGCGAGCCGGCCCTGCGCGATGCGATCGCCGCCAAGCTCTCGCTGGAGAACGGGGTGCCCACCAGCCGCGAGCAGGTGGTGGTGACCAACGGGGGCAAGCAGGCCCTCTACAACCTCTTCCAGGTGCTGCTCGACCCGGGCGACACCGTGCTGCTGCCGGCCCCCTACTGGCTGAGCTATCCGGAGATCGCCCGCCTGGCGGGCGCTTCGGTGACCCTGCTGCCCTGTGAGGCCTCCCGGGGATTCCGCCTCGACGCGGATCAGCTGGAGCGGGCGATCACCCCGGCCACCAAGCTGCTGGTGCTGAACAGCCCCAGCAATCCCACCGGCATCGTGCTCTCCCGCCGCGAGTTGGAGGCCGTGGCCGCGGTGCTCCGCCGCCACCCGCACGTGGCCGTGGTGTGCGACGAGATCTACGAGTTCCTGCTCGCCCCCGGCCATCAGCACCACAGCCTGGCCGCTGTCGCGCCAGACCTCGCCGGGCGGGTGTTCACGGTCAACGGCTTCGCCAAGGGCTGGGCGATGACCGGCTGGCGCATCGGCTGGCTGACGGGTGCCGAACCGGTGATGGCGGCGGCGGCGGCGCTGCAGAGCCAGTCCACCAGCAACGTCTGCAGCTTTGCCCAGTACGGCGCGGTGGCGGCCCTGGAGGGGTCGCGCGACTGCGTGCGGGCCATGGCCGGAGAGTTCAACCACCGGCGGGCGCTGCTGAGCGCCGGGTTGCAGGCAATTCCAGGCGTCGCCCTGCCCACGCCGGAGGGGGCCTTCTACGCCTTCCCGGATGTGAGTGCCTACGGACTCGACTCCATGACCCTGTGTGAGCGCCTGATCGATGAGGTGGGCCTGGCGGTGGTGCCCGGCGTGGCCTTCGGCGACGACCGCTGCATCCGCCTGTCCTGCGCCGCCGCGCCGCCCACGATCGAAGACGGCCTGGCGCGCCTGGGGCGGTTCCTCGCTTCGCTCTGA
- the mnmH gene encoding tRNA 2-selenouridine(34) synthase MnmH produces MALRQPVDAFLAEPGPLLDVRSPAEFRQGHIPGARNLPLFSDEERAEIGTLYKEAGREAAVLRGLALVGPRLEAMARELAAVATVSPGLPLRLTCWRGGMRSASVAWLAEQLALPTLLLEGGYKAFRHWVLSRFERPWPLRLLGGRTGTGKTDLLLELERRGAAVVDLEGLAHHRGSSFGGLGLPPQPSSEHFENRLATALTARQGAVQIWLEAESAQVGRCRIPGALWRQMQQAPVLEVRRPLEERVNQLVRIYGVQEPEALAEATRRIGRRLGPQRTAVALEAIAAGDWPSACLQMLEYYDRCYDHELDGHSSRPVELEDLPAAAAAELLLQRGLVQRASSAGGAALSQPACGGAGGR; encoded by the coding sequence ATGGCCCTGCGGCAGCCGGTCGATGCCTTCCTGGCCGAGCCGGGGCCCCTGCTCGATGTGCGCAGCCCGGCGGAATTCCGGCAGGGGCACATCCCCGGCGCCCGCAACCTGCCCCTGTTCAGCGATGAGGAGCGGGCCGAGATCGGCACCCTCTACAAGGAGGCCGGCCGCGAGGCCGCCGTGCTGAGGGGCCTGGCCCTGGTGGGTCCACGGCTGGAGGCCATGGCCCGGGAGCTGGCCGCCGTCGCCACGGTCTCGCCGGGACTGCCCCTGCGCCTCACCTGCTGGCGGGGCGGCATGCGCAGTGCCAGCGTGGCCTGGCTGGCCGAGCAGCTCGCCCTGCCCACCCTGCTGCTGGAAGGCGGCTACAAGGCCTTCCGCCACTGGGTGCTCAGCCGCTTCGAGCGCCCCTGGCCCCTGCGCCTGCTGGGCGGCCGCACCGGCACCGGCAAGACCGACCTGTTGCTGGAGCTGGAGCGGCGGGGTGCGGCCGTGGTGGATCTGGAGGGGCTGGCACATCACCGCGGCAGCAGTTTCGGGGGGCTGGGGCTGCCGCCCCAGCCCAGCAGCGAACACTTCGAGAACCGCCTGGCCACCGCCCTCACCGCCCGGCAGGGGGCTGTCCAGATCTGGCTGGAGGCCGAAAGCGCCCAGGTGGGCCGCTGCCGCATCCCCGGAGCCCTCTGGCGCCAGATGCAACAGGCACCCGTGCTGGAGGTGCGCCGTCCGCTCGAGGAACGGGTGAACCAGCTGGTGCGGATCTACGGGGTACAGGAGCCGGAAGCGCTGGCGGAGGCCACCCGCCGCATCGGCCGCCGGCTCGGCCCCCAGCGCACCGCCGTGGCCCTGGAGGCCATTGCCGCCGGCGACTGGCCCTCCGCCTGCCTGCAGATGCTCGAGTACTACGACCGCTGCTACGACCATGAGCTGGATGGCCACAGCAGCCGGCCGGTGGAGCTGGAGGACCTCCCGGCCGCTGCCGCGGCCGAGCTGCTGCTGCAGCGGGGGCTGGTGCAACGGGCGTCCTCCGCAGGCGGCGCTGCCCTCAGCCAGCCAGCATGCGGCGGCGCAGGCGGTCGCTGA
- a CDS encoding ABC transporter permease translates to MIDTAANGAWWWRCRPAAPLWVLLPALVLLPLAMLLPAIGHGGGWSLVGRFALAVLRPSLDPLVVSSVLAGLGVTVGMALLGWALSLALGLVLGVLSSRLVWQRCSGREWPAELIRRLLALPRSIHELLWGLLLLQVVGLQPAVAVLAIAIPFGALVARVVSDQLDALPTVSLEALTAAGVGAPAALLTAMGPPLLPQLLSYGGYRLECALRSATLLGVFGLGGLGTELRLTLQSLAFRDLWTGLWLLLAAMLLLEWLVGLLRRRWTMPSRLNLIPQVDARPGDGSVGRSGRELVLAGTLLLPVLALVAWALQVDPRGLLRWQPLPPMPPADWAAVAALPWPSLVGHTLGLTLLAAALAVGLAPLLLLMVRPWPLGQIAVRGVWALGRLWPPPLIALLLLFVLEPGVVTGALALGLHNLGVLGRLLLESAEHRGEGAEQALAGAGSGPRLALLYGRFSALARPYLAYGAYRADVILRESVVVGLVGATGLGSQLLEALSSFAYDELAALMLAYAGLTLLGEDLSDRLRRRMLAG, encoded by the coding sequence ATGATCGACACGGCGGCCAACGGAGCCTGGTGGTGGCGCTGCAGGCCGGCGGCTCCCCTGTGGGTGCTGCTGCCGGCCCTGGTGCTGCTGCCCCTGGCAATGCTGCTGCCTGCCATCGGCCACGGCGGCGGCTGGAGCCTGGTGGGGCGGTTCGCCCTGGCGGTGCTGCGCCCATCGCTGGATCCGCTGGTGGTGAGTTCTGTGCTCGCCGGCCTGGGGGTCACCGTGGGCATGGCCCTGCTGGGGTGGGCCCTGAGCCTGGCGCTGGGACTGGTGCTGGGGGTGCTGAGCTCGCGCCTGGTGTGGCAGCGCTGCAGCGGCCGAGAGTGGCCGGCGGAGCTGATCCGTCGCCTGCTGGCCCTGCCCCGCTCCATCCACGAGCTGCTCTGGGGCCTGCTGCTGCTGCAGGTGGTGGGCCTGCAGCCGGCGGTGGCCGTGCTGGCGATCGCCATCCCCTTCGGAGCCCTGGTGGCCCGGGTGGTGAGCGATCAGCTCGACGCCCTGCCCACCGTGAGCCTGGAGGCCCTCACGGCCGCCGGCGTCGGGGCACCGGCGGCCCTGCTCACCGCCATGGGGCCGCCGCTGCTGCCCCAGCTGCTGAGCTACGGCGGTTACCGGCTGGAATGCGCCCTGCGCAGCGCCACCCTGCTGGGGGTGTTCGGCCTGGGGGGGCTGGGAACGGAGCTGCGGCTCACCCTGCAGTCGCTGGCCTTCAGGGACCTGTGGACCGGCCTGTGGCTGTTGCTGGCGGCCATGCTGCTGCTGGAGTGGCTGGTGGGCCTGTTGCGACGGCGCTGGACGATGCCGTCGCGGCTCAACCTCATTCCGCAGGTCGATGCGAGACCGGGTGACGGCAGCGTGGGCCGCAGCGGGCGGGAACTGGTGCTGGCGGGCACCCTGCTGCTGCCCGTGCTCGCGTTGGTGGCCTGGGCCCTGCAGGTGGATCCCCGCGGCCTGCTGCGCTGGCAACCGCTGCCGCCCATGCCCCCCGCCGACTGGGCCGCCGTGGCGGCGCTTCCATGGCCGAGCCTGGTGGGCCACACGCTCGGGCTCACCCTGCTGGCCGCGGCCCTCGCGGTGGGGCTGGCGCCGCTGCTGCTGCTGATGGTGCGGCCCTGGCCCCTGGGGCAGATCGCCGTGCGGGGTGTGTGGGCCCTGGGCCGGCTATGGCCACCACCGCTGATCGCGCTGCTGCTGCTGTTCGTGCTCGAGCCGGGCGTGGTCACCGGCGCCCTCGCCCTGGGACTGCACAACCTGGGGGTGCTGGGCCGGCTGCTGCTGGAGAGTGCCGAGCACCGCGGCGAGGGGGCGGAGCAGGCCCTGGCCGGTGCCGGCAGCGGGCCGCGTCTGGCCTTGCTCTACGGGCGTTTCAGCGCCCTGGCGCGGCCCTACCTGGCCTACGGCGCCTACCGGGCCGATGTGATCCTGCGCGAATCCGTGGTGGTGGGTCTGGTGGGAGCCACGGGCCTGGGCAGCCAGCTGCTGGAGGCGCTCAGCAGCTTCGCCTACGACGAACTGGCGGCGCTGATGCTGGCCTACGCCGGGCTCACCCTGCTGGGTGAAGACCTCAGCGACCGCCTGCGCCGCCGCATGCTGGCTGGCTGA